A single Endozoicomonas sp. NE40 DNA region contains:
- a CDS encoding MauE/DoxX family redox-associated membrane protein — MKNAVKWILCIYVAFVFIQSLFFKFTDAYETIHIFSTLGAWAGFEWFADYGAYGVGTVELIAAIMLFFASSRLYGAAIASGVMMGAVFFHLFTPLGIAMPEFDEMGNVTGDDGGLLFYNACGVLVASLIVTAMEFFGTDNAVKRILFRTSQ; from the coding sequence ATGAAAAATGCAGTCAAATGGATTTTGTGCATTTATGTGGCATTTGTCTTTATTCAGTCGCTGTTCTTCAAATTTACTGATGCCTATGAAACGATCCATATCTTCAGCACCCTGGGGGCCTGGGCTGGTTTTGAGTGGTTTGCTGATTATGGCGCTTATGGGGTAGGTACTGTTGAGCTGATTGCAGCCATTATGCTGTTTTTTGCCTCCTCACGTCTCTATGGTGCGGCGATTGCCAGTGGTGTGATGATGGGAGCCGTATTTTTCCACCTGTTTACGCCGCTGGGCATTGCCATGCCGGAGTTTGACGAAATGGGTAATGTAACTGGCGATGATGGAGGTTTGCTTTTTTACAACGCCTGCGGTGTTCTGGTGGCATCATTAATTGTTACAGCCATGGAGTTTTTTGGTACTGACAATGCTGTTAAGCGAATACTGTTTCGCACATCTCAATGA
- a CDS encoding lysophospholipid acyltransferase family protein, protein MASKQSPFRLPRKTRSGIPELAAEWLLGLKTLDSLYRRKSASEYDSHRFLKWVLRIFQVQHEVVSGSLERIPAEGPSVVVANHPYGGIEGIALAELLLQRRSDVKVLTNEILCQIPELRELFIGVDVLSKNARQKNRAAIAEAQQWVSDGHLLLMFPSGEVSSFNRHLKRVTDPTWRITAAKIARQTRARVTPVFVEGRNGWLFQALGMIHSRLRTARLIRELINKKGQTIGFRVGKTLEPGSYESLDSDSAVTNYLRLHTYAMSAHSSDTNGSGGMKLNKPERKKERQVEVIASPVDKALLQKNIEQLPEDTLLLEKNEMAVFCATRQQLPHILPEIGRLREVTFREVGEGTGQEADIDRYDDHYRHLFLWNREQREVVGAYRIGQVDQILRTQGLHGIYSRSLFRYHAGFLHKLGCSLEMGRSFVRPEYQKSLTALMLLWKGIGAYVAANPRYKVLFGPVSISSHYSEVSRQLMAGCLSVNNSDEVLQSLVQPTTPLKSHKGQFWSMDHLQGLSDVDKLSTLVQQIEKDNKGIPVLLKQYLKLSGELAAFNVDPDFNNALDGLIIVNLTRVDHRTLSKYLGTAGAKSFLDFHRPAA, encoded by the coding sequence ATGGCTAGCAAACAATCTCCTTTTCGTCTTCCGCGCAAAACCAGGTCGGGCATTCCGGAATTGGCAGCAGAATGGCTACTGGGTTTAAAAACACTCGACAGCCTTTACAGGAGAAAGAGTGCCAGTGAGTACGATAGCCACCGTTTCCTGAAGTGGGTTCTAAGGATTTTTCAGGTTCAGCATGAGGTTGTTTCTGGCAGCCTGGAAAGGATTCCTGCTGAAGGTCCGTCGGTTGTGGTGGCAAACCATCCTTACGGTGGCATTGAAGGCATTGCACTGGCAGAGTTACTGCTACAGAGACGCAGTGATGTGAAGGTACTGACCAACGAGATTCTCTGTCAGATTCCCGAGTTGCGAGAGTTGTTTATTGGTGTCGATGTCCTCAGCAAAAATGCCCGTCAAAAAAACAGGGCAGCCATTGCTGAGGCTCAACAATGGGTATCTGATGGGCATTTGTTGCTGATGTTTCCATCAGGGGAAGTGTCCAGCTTTAACAGGCATCTTAAACGGGTGACCGACCCGACCTGGCGCATTACTGCGGCAAAAATTGCCAGACAAACCCGGGCCAGAGTGACTCCGGTCTTTGTTGAAGGTCGCAATGGCTGGCTGTTTCAGGCACTGGGTATGATCCACTCAAGGCTGAGAACGGCCAGACTAATACGAGAGCTGATCAATAAAAAAGGCCAAACCATAGGTTTTCGGGTTGGCAAAACCCTTGAGCCTGGCAGTTATGAATCTCTGGATTCAGACAGCGCTGTCACCAATTATCTGCGGCTACACACTTATGCCATGTCGGCTCATAGCTCGGACACTAATGGTTCGGGTGGCATGAAGCTGAATAAACCTGAAAGGAAAAAAGAACGACAGGTTGAAGTTATAGCCAGCCCTGTTGATAAAGCCCTGCTACAGAAAAACATTGAACAGCTGCCCGAAGATACCCTGCTGCTGGAAAAGAACGAAATGGCGGTGTTCTGTGCCACCAGACAGCAGTTGCCCCATATTTTGCCCGAAATTGGCAGGCTGCGCGAAGTGACGTTCAGAGAAGTCGGTGAAGGGACTGGGCAGGAGGCAGATATTGATCGCTATGATGACCACTATCGGCATCTGTTTCTCTGGAACAGGGAGCAGCGGGAAGTGGTTGGAGCCTATCGTATCGGGCAGGTGGACCAGATTTTACGAACGCAGGGACTGCATGGTATTTACTCCCGCAGCCTGTTTCGTTATCACGCCGGCTTTCTGCATAAACTTGGGTGCAGCCTGGAAATGGGACGATCTTTTGTCCGGCCTGAATATCAGAAAAGCCTGACTGCACTGATGCTGCTCTGGAAGGGAATTGGTGCTTATGTTGCGGCTAATCCCCGTTACAAGGTGCTGTTTGGGCCGGTGAGTATCAGCAGTCATTACAGCGAAGTCTCCCGGCAGTTGATGGCAGGGTGCCTGTCGGTAAATAACTCTGATGAAGTGTTGCAGTCACTGGTACAGCCAACCACTCCATTGAAATCACATAAAGGGCAGTTTTGGAGCATGGATCACCTTCAGGGACTGAGTGATGTGGACAAGTTATCAACACTGGTGCAGCAGATTGAAAAAGACAACAAAGGCATTCCTGTCCTGCTTAAACAATACCTGAAGCTGAGCGGTGAACTGGCAGCCTTTAACGTTGACCCTGACTTTAACAATGCGCTGGATGGTCTGATTATTGTCAACCTGACCCGGGTTGATCACCGAACCCTGAGCAAATACCTGGGAACTGCCGGAGCAAAAAGTTTTCTGGATTTCCATCGCCCTGCCGCTTAG